One Chelonoidis abingdonii isolate Lonesome George chromosome 17, CheloAbing_2.0, whole genome shotgun sequence DNA segment encodes these proteins:
- the MARK2 gene encoding serine/threonine-protein kinase MARK2 isoform X17, whose product MSSSGRSPLPTVNERDAEQPTLGHTESKASSKSNMLRGRNSATSTDEQPHIGNYRLLKTIGKGNFAKVKLARHVLTGKEVAVKIIDKTQLNSSSLQKLFREVRIMKVLNHPNIVKLFEVIETEKTLYLVMEYASGGEVFDYLVAHGRMKEKEARAKFRQIVSAVQYCHQKFIVHRDLKAENLLLDADMNIKIADFGFSNEFTFGNKLDTFCGSPPYAAPELFQGKKYDGPEVDVWSLGVILYTLVSGSLPFDGQNLKELRERVLRGKYRIPFYMSTDCENLLKKFLILNPSKRGTLEQIMKDRWMNVGHEDDELKPYMEPVPDYKDPRRTELMISMGYTREEIQESLIGQKYNEVMATYLLLGYKNSELDNDNITLKPRPAAELANSNAPSPSHKVQRSVSANPKQRRFSDQVPAIPTSTSYSKKTQSNNAENKRPEEEREAGRKASSTVKVPASPLTGLERKKSTPTPSTNSVLSTSTNRSRNSPMLERTGLGQNSIQNGKDSTAPQRVPGASPSAHNISSAIPERTNFPRGISSRSTFHAGQLRQVRDQQNLPYNVPPASPSGNSQGRRGASGSIFSKFTSKFVRRPHMVGGDKERDENRDAKPRSLRFTWSMKTTSSMEPNEMMKEIRKVLDANSCQCELQEKYMLLCMHGAPGHDSFVQWEMEVCKLPRLSLNGVRFKRITGTSMAFKNIASKVANELKL is encoded by the exons CCGACACTGGGCCACACAGAGTCCAAAGCCAGCAGCAAGTCCAACATGCTGCGGGGCCGCAACTCTGCCACCTCCACCGATGAGCAGCCGCACATTGGGAACTACCGCTTGCTCAAGACCATTGGCAAGGGCAACTTCGCCAAGGTCAAGTTGGCGCGCCACGTCCTGACGGGGAAAGAG GTGGCTGTGAAAATCATTGACAAGACGCAGCTCAACTCATCAAGCCTGCAGAAG CTCTTCCGGGAAGTGCGAATAATGAAGGTTTTGAATCATCCCAACATAG TTAAATTATTTGAAGTCATAGAGACGGAGAAGACGCTGTACCTCGTCATGGAGTACGCCAGTGGGG GTGAGGTGTTTGACTACTTAGTAGCCCATGGAAGAATGAAAGAGAAAGAAGCCAGGGCAAAATTTCGACAG atagTGTCTGCTGTGCAGTACTGTCACCAGAAGTTCATTGTACATAGAGACTTGAAG GCCGAGAATCTGCTGCTCGATGCCGACATGAACATTAAAATAGCCGACTTTGGCTTCAGCAACGAGTTCACGTTCGGGAACAAGCTGGACACGTTCTGTGGGAGCCCTCCCTATGCTGCGCCTGAGCTCTTCCAGGGCAAAAAGTACGACGGCCCCGAGGTGGACGTTTGGAGCCTGGGTGTCATCCTGTACACCCTGGTCAGCGGCTCGCTGCCCTTTGATGGGCAGAACCTCAAG gAACTGCGGGAGCGGGTCTTGCGGGGCAAGTACCGGATCCCCTTCTACATGTCCACGGACTGTGAGAACCTGCTGAAAAAATTCCTCATTCTCAACCCTAGCAAGAGAGGCACTTTAGAG CAAATCATGAAAGACCGCTGGATGAATGTGGGGCATGAGGACGACGAGCTGAAGCCCTACATGGAGCCCGTCCCTGACTACAAGGACCCACGGCGGACAG AGCTGATGATCTCCATGGGGTACACGCGGGAGGAGATCCAGGAGTCGCTGATAGGGCAGAAGTATAACGAGGTCATGGCCACTTACCTGCTGCTGGGATACAAGAACTCAGAG CTGGACAATGACAACATCACGCTGAAGCCGAGGCCTGCGGCCGAGCTGGCCAACAGTAACGCCCCCTCCCCCTCGCACAAGGTACAACGCAGCGTCTCGGCCAACCCCAAGCAGCGGCGCTTCAGCGACCAGG TTCCTGCCATCCCCACCTCCACTTCATACTCCAAGAAGACCCAGAGCAACAATGCGGAGAACAAGCGCCCCGAGGAGGAGCGTGAGGCTGGGCGCAAGGCCAGCAGCACTGTCAAAGTGCCCGCCAGCCCGCTGACTGGGCTCGAGAGGAAGAAGAGCACGCCCACCCCATCCAcg aACAGTGTCCTCTCCACCAGCACCAACCGGAGCCGGAATTCCCCCATGCTGGAGCGGACCGGCTTGGGCCAGAACTCCATCCAGAATGGCAAGGACAG CACTGCCCCCCAGAGGGTCCCAGGGGCTTCACCCTCTGCCCACAACATCAGCAGTGCCATCCCAGAACGCACCAACTTCCCGCGGGGCATCTCCAGCCGCAGTACCTTCCACGCCGGGCAACTCCGGCAGGTCCGGGACCAGCAGAACCTTCCCTACAACGTACCACCTGCCTCACCCTCTGGGAACAGCCAGGGACGCCGGGGTGCCTCTGGCAGCATCTTCAGCAAGTTCACCTCCAAGTTTGTGCGCAG ACCTCACATGGTGGGTGGGGACAAGGAGCGGGATGAGAACCGGGATGCCAAGCCTCGCTCGCTGCGCTTCACCTGGAGCATGAAGACAACAAGCTCCATGGAGCCCAATGAGATGATGAAGGAGATCCGCAAGGTGCTGGATGCCAACAGCTGCCAGTGCGAGCTGCAGGAGAAGTACATGCTGCTGTGCATGCACGGGGCGCCCGGCCACGACTCCTTTGTGCAGTGGGAGATGGAGGTGTGCAAGCTGCCGCGGCTGTCACTCAATGGTGTGCGCTTCAAACGGATAACGGGCACCTCCATGGCCTTCAAGAACATTGCCTCCAAGGTGGCCAATGAACTCAAGCTTTAA
- the MARK2 gene encoding serine/threonine-protein kinase MARK2 isoform X3 has product MTAWIWKKINGLPTLGHTESKASSKSNMLRGRNSATSTDEQPHIGNYRLLKTIGKGNFAKVKLARHVLTGKEVAVKIIDKTQLNSSSLQKSQMLQRASADTQGHHPQRPCLLCTALLITREIRPQNTVLAADSLHTRGGSTSSALPWGSSGLLCGRRCWMRWHPLRRLHFQSKLNLLVVNCLCWVLSLSFMWGETRCRHLPMTSCLKLFREVRIMKVLNHPNIVKLFEVIETEKTLYLVMEYASGGEVFDYLVAHGRMKEKEARAKFRQIVSAVQYCHQKFIVHRDLKAENLLLDADMNIKIADFGFSNEFTFGNKLDTFCGSPPYAAPELFQGKKYDGPEVDVWSLGVILYTLVSGSLPFDGQNLKELRERVLRGKYRIPFYMSTDCENLLKKFLILNPSKRGTLEQIMKDRWMNVGHEDDELKPYMEPVPDYKDPRRTELMISMGYTREEIQESLIGQKYNEVMATYLLLGYKNSELDNDNITLKPRPAAELANSNAPSPSHKVQRSVSANPKQRRFSDQVPAIPTSTSYSKKTQSNNAENKRPEEEREAGRKASSTVKVPASPLTGLERKKSTPTPSTNSVLSTSTNRSRNSPMLERTGLGQNSIQNGKDSLTTPGSRASTASASAAVGSTRPRQHQKSMSASVHPNKPTLPPTENNCEAQRPSTAPQRVPGASPSAHNISSAIPERTNFPRGISSRSTFHAGQLRQVRDQQNLPYNVPPASPSGNSQGRRGASGSIFSKFTSKFVRRNVSFRFARRNPHEPESKDRVETLRPHMVGGDKERDENRDAKPRSLRFTWSMKTTSSMEPNEMMKEIRKVLDANSCQCELQEKYMLLCMHGAPGHDSFVQWEMEVCKLPRLSLNGVRFKRITGTSMAFKNIASKVANELKL; this is encoded by the exons CCGACACTGGGCCACACAGAGTCCAAAGCCAGCAGCAAGTCCAACATGCTGCGGGGCCGCAACTCTGCCACCTCCACCGATGAGCAGCCGCACATTGGGAACTACCGCTTGCTCAAGACCATTGGCAAGGGCAACTTCGCCAAGGTCAAGTTGGCGCGCCACGTCCTGACGGGGAAAGAG GTGGCTGTGAAAATCATTGACAAGACGCAGCTCAACTCATCAAGCCTGCAGAAG agccagatgcttcagagagccAGTGCTGACACGCAGGGGCATCACCCACAAAGGCCCTGTCTACTCTGCACCGCGCTTCTCATCACAAGAGAGATCAGGCCCCAAAATACTGTGCTGGCAGCTGACTCACTCCACACCAGAGGTGGCTCCACTTCATCAGCATTGCCCTGGGGCAGCTCTGGCCTCCTCTGTGGCAGAAGGTGCTGGATGAGGTGGCATCCCTTGAGACGACTCCATTTCCAGTCCAAGCTCAATCTCCTGGTGGTTAATTGCTTGTGCTGGGTTCTCTCTCTATCTTTTATGTGGGGGGAGACACGTTGCAGACACCTGCCCATGACCAGCTGCCTGAAG CTCTTCCGGGAAGTGCGAATAATGAAGGTTTTGAATCATCCCAACATAG TTAAATTATTTGAAGTCATAGAGACGGAGAAGACGCTGTACCTCGTCATGGAGTACGCCAGTGGGG GTGAGGTGTTTGACTACTTAGTAGCCCATGGAAGAATGAAAGAGAAAGAAGCCAGGGCAAAATTTCGACAG atagTGTCTGCTGTGCAGTACTGTCACCAGAAGTTCATTGTACATAGAGACTTGAAG GCCGAGAATCTGCTGCTCGATGCCGACATGAACATTAAAATAGCCGACTTTGGCTTCAGCAACGAGTTCACGTTCGGGAACAAGCTGGACACGTTCTGTGGGAGCCCTCCCTATGCTGCGCCTGAGCTCTTCCAGGGCAAAAAGTACGACGGCCCCGAGGTGGACGTTTGGAGCCTGGGTGTCATCCTGTACACCCTGGTCAGCGGCTCGCTGCCCTTTGATGGGCAGAACCTCAAG gAACTGCGGGAGCGGGTCTTGCGGGGCAAGTACCGGATCCCCTTCTACATGTCCACGGACTGTGAGAACCTGCTGAAAAAATTCCTCATTCTCAACCCTAGCAAGAGAGGCACTTTAGAG CAAATCATGAAAGACCGCTGGATGAATGTGGGGCATGAGGACGACGAGCTGAAGCCCTACATGGAGCCCGTCCCTGACTACAAGGACCCACGGCGGACAG AGCTGATGATCTCCATGGGGTACACGCGGGAGGAGATCCAGGAGTCGCTGATAGGGCAGAAGTATAACGAGGTCATGGCCACTTACCTGCTGCTGGGATACAAGAACTCAGAG CTGGACAATGACAACATCACGCTGAAGCCGAGGCCTGCGGCCGAGCTGGCCAACAGTAACGCCCCCTCCCCCTCGCACAAGGTACAACGCAGCGTCTCGGCCAACCCCAAGCAGCGGCGCTTCAGCGACCAGG TTCCTGCCATCCCCACCTCCACTTCATACTCCAAGAAGACCCAGAGCAACAATGCGGAGAACAAGCGCCCCGAGGAGGAGCGTGAGGCTGGGCGCAAGGCCAGCAGCACTGTCAAAGTGCCCGCCAGCCCGCTGACTGGGCTCGAGAGGAAGAAGAGCACGCCCACCCCATCCAcg aACAGTGTCCTCTCCACCAGCACCAACCGGAGCCGGAATTCCCCCATGCTGGAGCGGACCGGCTTGGGCCAGAACTCCATCCAGAATGGCAAGGACAG TTTAACCACTCCGGGGTCCAGGGCTTCCACGGCTTCCGCTTCTGCCGCCGTGGGCTCCACGCGCCCACGCCAGCACCAGAAATCCATGTCTGCCTCCGTACACCCCAACAAGCCCACGCTGCCCCCCACTGAAAATAACTGTGAGGCCCAAAGACCCAG CACTGCCCCCCAGAGGGTCCCAGGGGCTTCACCCTCTGCCCACAACATCAGCAGTGCCATCCCAGAACGCACCAACTTCCCGCGGGGCATCTCCAGCCGCAGTACCTTCCACGCCGGGCAACTCCGGCAGGTCCGGGACCAGCAGAACCTTCCCTACAACGTACCACCTGCCTCACCCTCTGGGAACAGCCAGGGACGCCGGGGTGCCTCTGGCAGCATCTTCAGCAAGTTCACCTCCAAGTTTGTGCGCAG AAATGTGTCTTTCAGGTTTGCCAGAAG GAACCCGCATGAGCCAGAGAGCAAAGACCGAGTGGAGACCCTCAG ACCTCACATGGTGGGTGGGGACAAGGAGCGGGATGAGAACCGGGATGCCAAGCCTCGCTCGCTGCGCTTCACCTGGAGCATGAAGACAACAAGCTCCATGGAGCCCAATGAGATGATGAAGGAGATCCGCAAGGTGCTGGATGCCAACAGCTGCCAGTGCGAGCTGCAGGAGAAGTACATGCTGCTGTGCATGCACGGGGCGCCCGGCCACGACTCCTTTGTGCAGTGGGAGATGGAGGTGTGCAAGCTGCCGCGGCTGTCACTCAATGGTGTGCGCTTCAAACGGATAACGGGCACCTCCATGGCCTTCAAGAACATTGCCTCCAAGGTGGCCAATGAACTCAAGCTTTAA
- the MARK2 gene encoding serine/threonine-protein kinase MARK2 isoform X10 has translation MSSSGRSPLPTVNERDAEQPTLGHTESKASSKSNMLRGRNSATSTDEQPHIGNYRLLKTIGKGNFAKVKLARHVLTGKEVAVKIIDKTQLNSSSLQKLFREVRIMKVLNHPNIVKLFEVIETEKTLYLVMEYASGGEVFDYLVAHGRMKEKEARAKFRQIVSAVQYCHQKFIVHRDLKAENLLLDADMNIKIADFGFSNEFTFGNKLDTFCGSPPYAAPELFQGKKYDGPEVDVWSLGVILYTLVSGSLPFDGQNLKELRERVLRGKYRIPFYMSTDCENLLKKFLILNPSKRGTLEQIMKDRWMNVGHEDDELKPYMEPVPDYKDPRRTELMISMGYTREEIQESLIGQKYNEVMATYLLLGYKNSELDNDNITLKPRPAAELANSNAPSPSHKVQRSVSANPKQRRFSDQVPAIPTSTSYSKKTQSNNAENKRPEEEREAGRKASSTVKVPASPLTGLERKKSTPTPSTNSVLSTSTNRSRNSPMLERTGLGQNSIQNGKDSLTTPGSRASTASASAAVGSTRPRQHQKSMSASVHPNKPTLPPTENNCEAQRPSTAPQRVPGASPSAHNISSAIPERTNFPRGISSRSTFHAGQLRQVRDQQNLPYNVPPASPSGNSQGRRGASGSIFSKFTSKFVRRNVSFRFARRNPHEPESKDRVETLRPHMVGGDKERDENRDAKPRSLRFTWSMKTTSSMEPNEMMKEIRKVLDANSCQCELQEKYMLLCMHGAPGHDSFVQWEMEVCKLPRLSLNGVRFKRITGTSMAFKNIASKVANELKL, from the exons CCGACACTGGGCCACACAGAGTCCAAAGCCAGCAGCAAGTCCAACATGCTGCGGGGCCGCAACTCTGCCACCTCCACCGATGAGCAGCCGCACATTGGGAACTACCGCTTGCTCAAGACCATTGGCAAGGGCAACTTCGCCAAGGTCAAGTTGGCGCGCCACGTCCTGACGGGGAAAGAG GTGGCTGTGAAAATCATTGACAAGACGCAGCTCAACTCATCAAGCCTGCAGAAG CTCTTCCGGGAAGTGCGAATAATGAAGGTTTTGAATCATCCCAACATAG TTAAATTATTTGAAGTCATAGAGACGGAGAAGACGCTGTACCTCGTCATGGAGTACGCCAGTGGGG GTGAGGTGTTTGACTACTTAGTAGCCCATGGAAGAATGAAAGAGAAAGAAGCCAGGGCAAAATTTCGACAG atagTGTCTGCTGTGCAGTACTGTCACCAGAAGTTCATTGTACATAGAGACTTGAAG GCCGAGAATCTGCTGCTCGATGCCGACATGAACATTAAAATAGCCGACTTTGGCTTCAGCAACGAGTTCACGTTCGGGAACAAGCTGGACACGTTCTGTGGGAGCCCTCCCTATGCTGCGCCTGAGCTCTTCCAGGGCAAAAAGTACGACGGCCCCGAGGTGGACGTTTGGAGCCTGGGTGTCATCCTGTACACCCTGGTCAGCGGCTCGCTGCCCTTTGATGGGCAGAACCTCAAG gAACTGCGGGAGCGGGTCTTGCGGGGCAAGTACCGGATCCCCTTCTACATGTCCACGGACTGTGAGAACCTGCTGAAAAAATTCCTCATTCTCAACCCTAGCAAGAGAGGCACTTTAGAG CAAATCATGAAAGACCGCTGGATGAATGTGGGGCATGAGGACGACGAGCTGAAGCCCTACATGGAGCCCGTCCCTGACTACAAGGACCCACGGCGGACAG AGCTGATGATCTCCATGGGGTACACGCGGGAGGAGATCCAGGAGTCGCTGATAGGGCAGAAGTATAACGAGGTCATGGCCACTTACCTGCTGCTGGGATACAAGAACTCAGAG CTGGACAATGACAACATCACGCTGAAGCCGAGGCCTGCGGCCGAGCTGGCCAACAGTAACGCCCCCTCCCCCTCGCACAAGGTACAACGCAGCGTCTCGGCCAACCCCAAGCAGCGGCGCTTCAGCGACCAGG TTCCTGCCATCCCCACCTCCACTTCATACTCCAAGAAGACCCAGAGCAACAATGCGGAGAACAAGCGCCCCGAGGAGGAGCGTGAGGCTGGGCGCAAGGCCAGCAGCACTGTCAAAGTGCCCGCCAGCCCGCTGACTGGGCTCGAGAGGAAGAAGAGCACGCCCACCCCATCCAcg aACAGTGTCCTCTCCACCAGCACCAACCGGAGCCGGAATTCCCCCATGCTGGAGCGGACCGGCTTGGGCCAGAACTCCATCCAGAATGGCAAGGACAG TTTAACCACTCCGGGGTCCAGGGCTTCCACGGCTTCCGCTTCTGCCGCCGTGGGCTCCACGCGCCCACGCCAGCACCAGAAATCCATGTCTGCCTCCGTACACCCCAACAAGCCCACGCTGCCCCCCACTGAAAATAACTGTGAGGCCCAAAGACCCAG CACTGCCCCCCAGAGGGTCCCAGGGGCTTCACCCTCTGCCCACAACATCAGCAGTGCCATCCCAGAACGCACCAACTTCCCGCGGGGCATCTCCAGCCGCAGTACCTTCCACGCCGGGCAACTCCGGCAGGTCCGGGACCAGCAGAACCTTCCCTACAACGTACCACCTGCCTCACCCTCTGGGAACAGCCAGGGACGCCGGGGTGCCTCTGGCAGCATCTTCAGCAAGTTCACCTCCAAGTTTGTGCGCAG AAATGTGTCTTTCAGGTTTGCCAGAAG GAACCCGCATGAGCCAGAGAGCAAAGACCGAGTGGAGACCCTCAG ACCTCACATGGTGGGTGGGGACAAGGAGCGGGATGAGAACCGGGATGCCAAGCCTCGCTCGCTGCGCTTCACCTGGAGCATGAAGACAACAAGCTCCATGGAGCCCAATGAGATGATGAAGGAGATCCGCAAGGTGCTGGATGCCAACAGCTGCCAGTGCGAGCTGCAGGAGAAGTACATGCTGCTGTGCATGCACGGGGCGCCCGGCCACGACTCCTTTGTGCAGTGGGAGATGGAGGTGTGCAAGCTGCCGCGGCTGTCACTCAATGGTGTGCGCTTCAAACGGATAACGGGCACCTCCATGGCCTTCAAGAACATTGCCTCCAAGGTGGCCAATGAACTCAAGCTTTAA
- the MARK2 gene encoding serine/threonine-protein kinase MARK2 isoform X1, protein MSSSGRSPLPTVNERDAEQPTLGHTESKASSKSNMLRGRNSATSTDEQPHIGNYRLLKTIGKGNFAKVKLARHVLTGKEVAVKIIDKTQLNSSSLQKSQMLQRASADTQGHHPQRPCLLCTALLITREIRPQNTVLAADSLHTRGGSTSSALPWGSSGLLCGRRCWMRWHPLRRLHFQSKLNLLVVNCLCWVLSLSFMWGETRCRHLPMTSCLKLFREVRIMKVLNHPNIVKLFEVIETEKTLYLVMEYASGGEVFDYLVAHGRMKEKEARAKFRQIVSAVQYCHQKFIVHRDLKAENLLLDADMNIKIADFGFSNEFTFGNKLDTFCGSPPYAAPELFQGKKYDGPEVDVWSLGVILYTLVSGSLPFDGQNLKELRERVLRGKYRIPFYMSTDCENLLKKFLILNPSKRGTLEQIMKDRWMNVGHEDDELKPYMEPVPDYKDPRRTELMISMGYTREEIQESLIGQKYNEVMATYLLLGYKNSELDNDNITLKPRPAAELANSNAPSPSHKVQRSVSANPKQRRFSDQVPAIPTSTSYSKKTQSNNAENKRPEEEREAGRKASSTVKVPASPLTGLERKKSTPTPSTNSVLSTSTNRSRNSPMLERTGLGQNSIQNGKDSLTTPGSRASTASASAAVGSTRPRQHQKSMSASVHPNKPTLPPTENNCEAQRPSTAPQRVPGASPSAHNISSAIPERTNFPRGISSRSTFHAGQLRQVRDQQNLPYNVPPASPSGNSQGRRGASGSIFSKFTSKFVRRNVSFRFARRNPHEPESKDRVETLRPHMVGGDKERDENRDAKPRSLRFTWSMKTTSSMEPNEMMKEIRKVLDANSCQCELQEKYMLLCMHGAPGHDSFVQWEMEVCKLPRLSLNGVRFKRITGTSMAFKNIASKVANELKL, encoded by the exons CCGACACTGGGCCACACAGAGTCCAAAGCCAGCAGCAAGTCCAACATGCTGCGGGGCCGCAACTCTGCCACCTCCACCGATGAGCAGCCGCACATTGGGAACTACCGCTTGCTCAAGACCATTGGCAAGGGCAACTTCGCCAAGGTCAAGTTGGCGCGCCACGTCCTGACGGGGAAAGAG GTGGCTGTGAAAATCATTGACAAGACGCAGCTCAACTCATCAAGCCTGCAGAAG agccagatgcttcagagagccAGTGCTGACACGCAGGGGCATCACCCACAAAGGCCCTGTCTACTCTGCACCGCGCTTCTCATCACAAGAGAGATCAGGCCCCAAAATACTGTGCTGGCAGCTGACTCACTCCACACCAGAGGTGGCTCCACTTCATCAGCATTGCCCTGGGGCAGCTCTGGCCTCCTCTGTGGCAGAAGGTGCTGGATGAGGTGGCATCCCTTGAGACGACTCCATTTCCAGTCCAAGCTCAATCTCCTGGTGGTTAATTGCTTGTGCTGGGTTCTCTCTCTATCTTTTATGTGGGGGGAGACACGTTGCAGACACCTGCCCATGACCAGCTGCCTGAAG CTCTTCCGGGAAGTGCGAATAATGAAGGTTTTGAATCATCCCAACATAG TTAAATTATTTGAAGTCATAGAGACGGAGAAGACGCTGTACCTCGTCATGGAGTACGCCAGTGGGG GTGAGGTGTTTGACTACTTAGTAGCCCATGGAAGAATGAAAGAGAAAGAAGCCAGGGCAAAATTTCGACAG atagTGTCTGCTGTGCAGTACTGTCACCAGAAGTTCATTGTACATAGAGACTTGAAG GCCGAGAATCTGCTGCTCGATGCCGACATGAACATTAAAATAGCCGACTTTGGCTTCAGCAACGAGTTCACGTTCGGGAACAAGCTGGACACGTTCTGTGGGAGCCCTCCCTATGCTGCGCCTGAGCTCTTCCAGGGCAAAAAGTACGACGGCCCCGAGGTGGACGTTTGGAGCCTGGGTGTCATCCTGTACACCCTGGTCAGCGGCTCGCTGCCCTTTGATGGGCAGAACCTCAAG gAACTGCGGGAGCGGGTCTTGCGGGGCAAGTACCGGATCCCCTTCTACATGTCCACGGACTGTGAGAACCTGCTGAAAAAATTCCTCATTCTCAACCCTAGCAAGAGAGGCACTTTAGAG CAAATCATGAAAGACCGCTGGATGAATGTGGGGCATGAGGACGACGAGCTGAAGCCCTACATGGAGCCCGTCCCTGACTACAAGGACCCACGGCGGACAG AGCTGATGATCTCCATGGGGTACACGCGGGAGGAGATCCAGGAGTCGCTGATAGGGCAGAAGTATAACGAGGTCATGGCCACTTACCTGCTGCTGGGATACAAGAACTCAGAG CTGGACAATGACAACATCACGCTGAAGCCGAGGCCTGCGGCCGAGCTGGCCAACAGTAACGCCCCCTCCCCCTCGCACAAGGTACAACGCAGCGTCTCGGCCAACCCCAAGCAGCGGCGCTTCAGCGACCAGG TTCCTGCCATCCCCACCTCCACTTCATACTCCAAGAAGACCCAGAGCAACAATGCGGAGAACAAGCGCCCCGAGGAGGAGCGTGAGGCTGGGCGCAAGGCCAGCAGCACTGTCAAAGTGCCCGCCAGCCCGCTGACTGGGCTCGAGAGGAAGAAGAGCACGCCCACCCCATCCAcg aACAGTGTCCTCTCCACCAGCACCAACCGGAGCCGGAATTCCCCCATGCTGGAGCGGACCGGCTTGGGCCAGAACTCCATCCAGAATGGCAAGGACAG TTTAACCACTCCGGGGTCCAGGGCTTCCACGGCTTCCGCTTCTGCCGCCGTGGGCTCCACGCGCCCACGCCAGCACCAGAAATCCATGTCTGCCTCCGTACACCCCAACAAGCCCACGCTGCCCCCCACTGAAAATAACTGTGAGGCCCAAAGACCCAG CACTGCCCCCCAGAGGGTCCCAGGGGCTTCACCCTCTGCCCACAACATCAGCAGTGCCATCCCAGAACGCACCAACTTCCCGCGGGGCATCTCCAGCCGCAGTACCTTCCACGCCGGGCAACTCCGGCAGGTCCGGGACCAGCAGAACCTTCCCTACAACGTACCACCTGCCTCACCCTCTGGGAACAGCCAGGGACGCCGGGGTGCCTCTGGCAGCATCTTCAGCAAGTTCACCTCCAAGTTTGTGCGCAG AAATGTGTCTTTCAGGTTTGCCAGAAG GAACCCGCATGAGCCAGAGAGCAAAGACCGAGTGGAGACCCTCAG ACCTCACATGGTGGGTGGGGACAAGGAGCGGGATGAGAACCGGGATGCCAAGCCTCGCTCGCTGCGCTTCACCTGGAGCATGAAGACAACAAGCTCCATGGAGCCCAATGAGATGATGAAGGAGATCCGCAAGGTGCTGGATGCCAACAGCTGCCAGTGCGAGCTGCAGGAGAAGTACATGCTGCTGTGCATGCACGGGGCGCCCGGCCACGACTCCTTTGTGCAGTGGGAGATGGAGGTGTGCAAGCTGCCGCGGCTGTCACTCAATGGTGTGCGCTTCAAACGGATAACGGGCACCTCCATGGCCTTCAAGAACATTGCCTCCAAGGTGGCCAATGAACTCAAGCTTTAA